A section of the Alligator mississippiensis isolate rAllMis1 chromosome 8, rAllMis1, whole genome shotgun sequence genome encodes:
- the CNGA2 gene encoding cyclic nucleotide-gated olfactory channel, whose translation MTAKSNGLKSSPANHHSPRLSVKAKTEDDPDKTEISTSRAESADDTSSELQRIAALDNADQPARRRGALTRIVRLVVILRDWANKSLREEQQRPDSFLERFHGPELHTEDGNEQGDKHGEGSKSKKKKWMVFVVDPSGDWYYRWLPVIALPVLYNWCLLVARACFSDLQRGYFILWLVLDYISDCIYIADIIIRSRTGFLEQGLLVRDLKKLWDKYVQTLQFKLDILSVLPTDLVYFAVGIHRPELRFNRLLHFSRMFEFFDRTETRTSYPNIFRISNLVLYILVIIHWNACIYYAISKSIGFGTDTWVYPNITDPEYGYLSREYVYCLYWSTLTLTTIGETPPPVTDEEYLFVIVDFLIGVLIFATIVGNVGSMISNMNATRAEFQAKIDAIKHYMQFRKVSKEMEAKVIKWFDYLWTNKKAVDEREVLKNLPDKLRAEIAINVHLETLKKVRIFQDCESGLLVELVLKLRPQVFSPGDYVCRKGDIGKEMYIIKEGKLAVVADDGVTQYALLTSGLCFGEISILNIKGSKMGNRRTANIRSLGYSDLFCLSKEDLMEAVTEYPDAKKVLEERGREILMKEGLLDESEAEASLEGKEVEEKLDRLESNLETLNTRFSRVLSEYNTAQMKLKQRISVLENKMKQEVSDDIFDGLDTPVEDEEGAKSDGKK comes from the exons ATGACAGCAAAGAGTAATGGTCTGAAGAGCTCACCTGCCAACCACCACTCTCCCCGGTTGTCTGTCAAAGCCAAGACTGAGGATGATCCAGACAAGACTGAGATCAGCACCAGCAG GGCTGAGTCTGCCGATGACACTTCCTCAGAACTGCAGAGAATTGCTGCATTGGACAATGCAGATCAGCCAGCCCGAAGAAGAGGAGCTCTGACCAG GATAGTCCGGCTAGTGGTGATTCTGAGAGACTGGGCAAACAAAAGCTTGCGGGAAGAGCAGCAAAGGCCAGACTCCTTCCTTGAGCGATTCCATGGGCCAGAACTGCATACAGAGGATGGTAACGAGCAAGGGGACAAACATGGTGAAGGCAGCAAAAGCAAGAA GAAGAAATGGATGGTGTTTGTGGTGGATCCTTCTGGGGACTGGTATTACCGCTGGCTGCCTGTCATTGCACTGCCCGTCCTTTATAACTGGTGCTTGCTTGTGGCAAG AGCCTGCTTTAGTGATCTCCAGAGGGGCTACTTCATCCTCTGGCTTGTGCTGGATTATATCTCGGACTGCATCTACATTGCTGATATTATAATCCGGTCACGCACAG GTTTCCTGGAACAGGGCTTGCTGGTTAGGGACCTTAAGAAGCTGTGGGATAAGTATGTCCAAACTTTGCAGTTCAAGCTGGACATCCTCTCTGTCTTGCCTACAGACCTGGTGTACTTTGCAGTGGGAATCCATCGGCCTGAGCTGCGCTTCAACAGGCTACTCCACTTCTCCCGCATGTTTGAATTCTTTGATCGGACTGAGACCAGGACTAGCTACCCAAACATCTTCAGGATTAGCAACCTGGTGCTGTACATCCTGGTCATCATCCACTGGAATGCCTGCATTTACTATGCCATCTCTAAGTCCATTGGCTTTGGGACAGACACCTGGGTGTACCCCAACATCACAGACCCTGAGTACGGGTACCTCAGCCGGGAGTATGTCTATTGCCTTTACTGGTCCACTCTGACTTTGACTACTATTGGAGAAACTCCTCCTCCAGTGACTGATGAGGAGTACCTCTTTGTCATTGTTGATTTCCTCATTGGCGTCCTCATTTTTGCCACCATTGTCGGGAATGTGGGCTCCATGATATCCAATATGAATGCTACCAGGGCAGAGTTCCAGGCGAAAATTGATGCCATCAAGCACTATATGCAGTTCCGCAAGGTCAGCAAGGAAATGGAGGCCAAGGTCATCAAGTGGTTTGATTACCTATGGACCAACAAGAAGGCAGTAGATGAACGTGAGGTCCTCAAGAACCTCCCTGACAAACTGCGGGCAGAGATTGCCATCAATGTGCATTTGGAGACACTGAAGAAGGTGAGGATCTTCCAGGACTGTGAATCAGGCTTGCTGGTAGAGTTGGTGCTGAAACTTCGGCCTCAGGTGTTCAGCCCGGGGGATTATGTTTGCCGAAAGGGGGACATTGGCAAGGAGATGTACATCATCAAGGAAGGGAAActggctgtggtggcagatgatggagTGACTCAATATGCCTTACTCACCTCAGGACTCTGCTTTGGTGAGATCAGCATTCTCAACATTAAAGGGAGCAAAATGGGCAACAGACGCACAGCCAACATCCGAAGTCTTGGCTATTCTGATCTCTTCTGCCTGTCTAAGGAAGACCTAATGGAAGCAGTCACTGAATATCCCGATGCTAAGAAGGTGCTGGAGGAGCGTGGCCGGGAGATCCTGATGAAAGAAGGGCTGCTGGATGAGTCAGAAGCTGAGGcaagcctggaagggaaggaagtgGAGGAAAAGCTGGATCGGCTGGAGTCCAACCTGGAGACACTGAACACCCGTTTTTCTCGAGTGTTGTCCGAGTATAATACTGCTCAGATGAAGCTCAAACAGCGCATCTCTGTTTTGGAAAACAAGATGAAACAGGAGGTTTCAGATGACATCTTTGATGGATTAGACACACCTGTGGAGGATGAGGAAGGAGCCAAATCTGATGGGAAGAAGTGA